From Desulfonatronovibrio hydrogenovorans DSM 9292:
CAGCGCTCCATTTGAGCTTCTCAAGCATAAAATCCTTCCAGATATAATTGATGCCCGGGCCAGGCAGGGAACAAGAATAAACCCCGTTAAAATCCGGATCTGGAGTGCAGCCTGTTCAACCGGACAGGAGGTTTACAGTATTGCCATTGCAGTAAAAGAGACTGTTCCTGATCCTGACAGGTATCAGGTTTCCATTCTGGGAACAGACATTTCTGATGAGGCTATTGCCAAGTCTAGTTACGGCAAATACAATAAATTTGAGATAGAGAGGGGGTTGAGTAAAGAAAAGCTTAGTAAGTACTTCAACCAAGCCCCTGATGGTGACTGGAGGATAAAAGATGAAATAAGGGCTCTGGCCAGTTTCAGAAAGATCAACCTGATGCAGCCTTTTTCCATACTGGGCAAATTCGATATAATATTCTGCAGGAATGTGGCCATATATTTCAAGCCGGATGATAAAAAAAGGCTTTTTGAAAGGCTGGCAGGTGTTCTTCAACCTGACGGGTGCTTGATAATCGGAGCCACAGAGTCATTGTCCGGGATCACCAGGTCGTTTGTTCCCAAAAGGTATCTGCGATCCATTTTTTATCAGACCGGATAAGTCTGACCAGGCACGAATTAGAAAGTAACGGCCGGATCAACAAAAAAATAGACCAGTCCAGACACGGTGAAACAGTACAGGGCAAAGTAAATCAGCCTGCTGTTCATCAAAAAATTGATCAGCCAGACTATTCCGATCCAGGAAAAGATGAAACTGGAGATAAAGGACAAAGTCAGGGGGATAATTCCGATTTCAGACCAGATATCCCGGCTTACCTCACCAAACATGAGTACTGAAGATCCCAGGATGATGGGAATGGCCAGAAGAAAGGAGTACCTTACTGCCGTGTCCCGGGAAAGGCCGAGCCACAGGGCTGTTATCAGGGTGGCCCCGGAGCGGGATATGCCCGGCAGGATCGCAACGCTCTGCCCGAGTCCCACCAGGAATGCGTCCTTGAAGGTCATTTCCTGGGGAGTTCTGTGACCATAGGTTTTCATCTGTTCTATAAAAATCAGAAAGGTTCCAGTCAGGGCCAGAGCTCCGGCAATTACTGCCGGAGTCTTCATGGCATCCCCAATCTGGTTCTTGAGCAGCAGGCCCAGAGTCCCGGTGATCAGAGTGGCCACGATGATGTACCAGCCGAAAAAGAACCTGACTCTGTTTTGCTGGCTCCTGTTCACCAGGTATCCGAAAAAACCAGAGACAACTTCCCAGAGGTCTTTGCGAAAATAGATGCAGA
This genomic window contains:
- a CDS encoding CheR family methyltransferase, with translation MKISPDELKVIAQYIYNLSGIYLDQSKAYLLENRLKPLLVQEKAASFGELYYKARSDSSKKLEKAFIDAVTTKETLFFRDSAPFELLKHKILPDIIDARARQGTRINPVKIRIWSAACSTGQEVYSIAIAVKETVPDPDRYQVSILGTDISDEAIAKSSYGKYNKFEIERGLSKEKLSKYFNQAPDGDWRIKDEIRALASFRKINLMQPFSILGKFDIIFCRNVAIYFKPDDKKRLFERLAGVLQPDGCLIIGATESLSGITRSFVPKRYLRSIFYQTG
- a CDS encoding undecaprenyl-diphosphate phosphatase; translated protein: MSVIEAIIFGIVQGITEFLPVSSTAHIVITELLLGYHFPGLAYEIFLHLASVLAVCIYFRKDLWEVVSGFFGYLVNRSQQNRVRFFFGWYIIVATLITGTLGLLLKNQIGDAMKTPAVIAGALALTGTFLIFIEQMKTYGHRTPQEMTFKDAFLVGLGQSVAILPGISRSGATLITALWLGLSRDTAVRYSFLLAIPIILGSSVLMFGEVSRDIWSEIGIIPLTLSFISSFIFSWIGIVWLINFLMNSRLIYFALYCFTVSGLVYFFVDPAVTF